From Prionailurus bengalensis isolate Pbe53 chromosome F2, Fcat_Pben_1.1_paternal_pri, whole genome shotgun sequence, one genomic window encodes:
- the LOC122495924 gene encoding cytochrome c1, heme protein, mitochondrial: protein MAAAAASLRGAVLGPRGAGLPGARARSLLCGARPCQLPLRTPQAVSLSSKAGLSRGRKVMLSALGMLAAGGAGLAVALHSAVSASDLELHPPSYPWSHRGFLSSLDHTSIRRGFQVYKQVCSSCHSMDYVAYRHLVGVCYTEDEAKALAEEVEVQDGPNEDGEMFMRPGKLSDYFPKPYPNPEAARAANNGALPPDLSYIVRARHGGEDYVFSLLTGYCEPPTGVSLREGLYFNPYFPGQAIGMAPPIYTEVLEYDDGTPATMSQVAKDVCTFLRWASEPEHDHRKRMGLKMLMMMGLLLPLVYAMKRHKWSVLKSRKLAYRPPK from the exons atggcggcggcggcggcttcgCTTCGCGGGGCGGTGCTGGGCCCGCGGGGCGCGGGGCTGCCGGGCGCGCGGGCCCGGAGTTTGCTGTGCGGCGCGCGGCCCTGCCAGCTCCCGCTGCGGACGCCACAG GCAGTGTCCTTGTCGTCGAAGGCCGGTCTGTCCCGGGGCCGGAAAGTGATGCTCTCAGCGTTGGGCATGCTGGCGGCAGGGGGTGCAGGGCTAGCCGTGGCTCTGCATTCGGCCGTGAGCGCCAGTGACCTGGAGCTGCACCCCCCCAGCTATCCGTGGTCCCACcgtggcttcctgtcttccctgGACCACACCAG TATCCGGAGGGGTTTCCAGGTGTATAAGCAGGTGTGCTCCTCCTGCCACAGCATGGACTATGTGGCCTACCGCCACCTGGTGGGTGTCTGCTACACAGAAGATGAAGCTAAGGCGCTCGCAGAAGAG GTGGAGGTTCAGGACGGCCCCAACGAGGATGGGGAGATGTTCATGCGGCCAGGGAAGCTGTCTGACTACTTCCCCAAGCCCTACCCCAACCCTGAGGCCGCTCGAGCAGCCAACAACGGAGCACTGCCCCCTGACCTCAGCTACATCGTGCGAGCTAG GCACGGTGGTGAGGACTACGTCTTCTCCCTGCTAACCGGCTACTGCGAGCCGCCCACCGGTGTGTCATTGCGAGAAGGTCTCTATTTCAACCCCTACTTTCCCGGCCAGGCCATCGGCATGGCTCCTCCCATCTACACTGAGGTCTTGGAGTATGACGATG GCACCCCAGCTACCATGTCCCAGGTAGCCAAGGATGTGTGTACCTTCCTGCGCTGGGCATCCGAGCCAGAGCATGACCATCGCAAACGCATGGGGCTCAAG ATGTTGATGATGATGGGCTTGCTATTGCCTCTGGTCTATGCCATGAAGCGGCATAAGTGGTCAGTCCTGAAGAGCCGGAAGCTGGCGTATCGGCCACCCAAGTGA